In Thermoplasmata archaeon, the genomic window CGGCGCGCTTCGGGGCCGACGCCGCTCGGAACGGAAGAGCGCTCTCGGCCTCGGATCTCCTGATCGTCGCCATCGTCCGCCATCACCACGCCATCCTGGTCACACGGGATCCGGACTTCTCCGGATTACCCGGGCTACCTGTCGAAGTCTACTGAGGGTGGGTCCGTGCGAATCGGGGGAGAGCGGCATGCCAGGGCGATCGATGCGGCTCGGGTCACGTCATCCGTGTGGTGATGACGCAGCGGTTCTGGGTCCGGGCGGCCGTGAAGGGCGTCCTCGTCCGAAGGGAGGGCCTGCTCCTCCTGCGCCGGCGGAGTGACGATGACATATGGCCGGGTCTGTGGGACCTTCCGGGGGGCGCGGTGGAAAAGGACGAAACGCTCGAGCAAGCGCTCACGCGGGAATTCAGAGAGGAGACCGGACTCCGGGTCCGTGTCGGAGACGTTCTGGACGTCTCCCTGGAGTGGGTCTCCGTGCGGGGCGGGCCCTCCTATCCGAGCGTATCCTCCCGCTTTCGATGTTCGACGAAGTCGCGGATCGCTCCCCGCCTGGACCCCGCCGAACACACGGAGTTCGCCTGGGTGACGGCGCGGGAACTCGCCCGACTCACCACCGTGCCGTACCTCCGGCGGACGATGGAGCATGCGTTTCGGAATGCCGACGCCGAGATCTAGCGAGGGCGTCGAACTTGGTCCCACCTCCGACTCCGAGCGTGGGCGGTCGGTGGCGCGAGGGAAACGAGCCAGGGCCGGCGTGAGCCCGGGACGGGCCCACCCGGATTCGAAGAACGAGCTAATCGGGCCCTCCCATTCCGTTCGGACGAGTCCCATCCGGGCGTAGTCGTCGATGA contains:
- a CDS encoding NUDIX hydrolase, whose protein sequence is MTQRFWVRAAVKGVLVRREGLLLLRRRSDDDIWPGLWDLPGGAVEKDETLEQALTREFREETGLRVRVGDVLDVSLEWVSVRGGPSYPSVSSRFRCSTKSRIAPRLDPAEHTEFAWVTARELARLTTVPYLRRTMEHAFRNADAEI